The Metabacillus schmidteae genome has a segment encoding these proteins:
- a CDS encoding demethylmenaquinone methyltransferase: MGQSKEERVHGVFEKIYENYDQMNSVISFQRHKAWRKETMKRMNVKKGHSALDVCCGTADWSIALADAVGPKGSVTGLDFSQNMLKVGQQKVEQLGLQNVRLIHGNAMQLPFEDDSFDFVTIGFGLRNVPDYMQVLKEMNRVLKPGGKAVCLETSKPTLPVFKQFFNLYFRYIMPLFGKIFAKSYNEYSWLQESARDFPGMTELAAMFKEAGFNDVQVKAFTGGVAAMHLGVKEKEERR; encoded by the coding sequence ATGGGTCAGTCGAAAGAAGAAAGAGTCCATGGAGTTTTTGAGAAAATTTATGAAAATTATGATCAAATGAATTCTGTCATTAGCTTCCAGCGCCATAAAGCATGGCGAAAAGAAACAATGAAACGAATGAATGTTAAAAAAGGACATTCAGCATTAGACGTTTGTTGTGGTACAGCAGACTGGAGCATTGCCCTAGCTGATGCAGTTGGTCCAAAAGGAAGTGTAACAGGTCTGGACTTTAGCCAAAATATGTTGAAGGTTGGTCAACAGAAGGTAGAACAGCTGGGATTGCAAAATGTAAGATTAATTCATGGCAATGCTATGCAACTTCCTTTTGAAGATGATAGTTTTGATTTTGTGACGATAGGATTTGGTCTACGGAATGTTCCGGATTACATGCAAGTATTGAAGGAAATGAATCGAGTATTAAAACCAGGTGGAAAGGCAGTTTGTTTAGAAACATCCAAACCAACTCTGCCGGTATTTAAGCAATTCTTCAATTTGTATTTCCGCTATATCATGCCACTATTTGGGAAAATTTTTGCGAAAAGCTATAATGAGTACTCATGGCTTCAGGAATCTGCACGTGATTTCCCTGGAATGACTGAACTAGCAGCTATGTTTAAAGAAGCAGGCTTCAACGATGTTCAAGTTAAGGCCTTTACAGGCGGTGTTGCAGCGATGCATCTTGGTGTTAAGGAAAAAGAAGAACGTAGATAA